Proteins found in one Aethina tumida isolate Nest 87 chromosome 1, icAetTumi1.1, whole genome shotgun sequence genomic segment:
- the LOC109601449 gene encoding golgin subfamily A member 6-like protein 2: MLENRLESNVNLNSVICELEKSEKLFIEQLSKYEDFTMDKFVEDVERRREKEYENVKSEVRFVVEKLQEKLKNFQNNKFPSIEALPDFKKEMLELQTKITNLKQNSQQTLAVLKMEEKNLTKDLQKISESIDLTRKQSAITIKIPKMEAAINESGDKINKVKETKDFMDFVHLVSDECGLTFDDFTMFLNVAKNNDDIYDVLTTVSKQKPEIPEEIWLRITEFYIQFNEMRNRKPKKLMFDRKNSEKRVDNFLNLETMKENLLEWKLKKEEKKKTVEAYDKFMERERKRLNEQERKRRDYVKNMVNLWKLENERRNIENREANRVEKTLKSREINKEIKQFQKRDEIYLRNKMRLTEKVKKQRESVKRTPKTKSSKLMMNTKQFMNRIKKTNEKKDKPTEGNIRNIQKLAIPQWRKGLL, translated from the exons atgttagaaaATCGTTTGGAATCCAACGTCAATTTGAATAGCGTCATTTgcgaattggaaaaatcagaAAAACTGTTCATAGAACAGCTGTCTAAATATGAGGACTTTACAATGGATAAATTCGTCGAAGATGTCGAAAGACGAAG AGAGAAAGAATACGAAAACGTAAAAAGCGAAGTGCGATTTGTTGTCGAAAAACTACaagaaaaactaaagaattttcaaaacaacaaatttcccTCAATCGAAG CTCTGCCAGATTTCAAAAAGGAAATGCTCGAACTTCAAACGAAAATcacaaatttgaaacaaaactCCCAACAAACGTTGGCCGTTTTGAAAATGGAGGAGAAAAACTTGACGAaagatttacaaaaaatcaGCGAAAGCATCGATTTGACTCGCAAACAAAGTGCAATCACGATCAAGATACCTAAAATGGAAGCGGCAATCAACGAATCCGgcgataaaattaacaaagtaaaGGAAACAaaggattttatggatttcgtTCATTTAGTCTCGGACGAGTGCGGACTCACTTTCGACGATTTTACGATGTTTTTGAACGTCGCCAAGAATAACGACGACATTTACGACGTTTTGACCACAGTCTCTAAGCAAAAGCCAG aaATCCCCGAAGAAATTTGGTTGAGAATCACCGAATTTTACATACAGTTTAACGAAATGCGAAACAGAAAACCGAAAAAATTGATGTTCGATCGAAAAAATTCGGAAAAACGAGtcgacaattttttgaatttggaAACGATGAAGGAGAATCTGCTCGAGTGGAAG CTGAAAAAGGAGGAGAAGAAAAAAACGGTCGAGGCGTACGACAAATTCATGGAAAGGGAGCGCAAAAGATTGAACGAGCAAGAGCGGAAGCGTAGAGACTACGTCAAAAACATGGTCAATCTGTGGAAGCTGGAGAACGAACGTCGCAACATCGAAAATCGAGAAGCGAATCGCGTCGAGAAAACGCTCAAGTCACGCGAAATCAACAAGGAAATCAAACAGTTTCAGAAACGTGACGAAATCTATCTCAGGAATAAAATGCGACTGACCGAAAAGGTGAAGAAGCAACGTGAAAGCGTGAAAAGGACGCCCAAAACGAAATCGAGCAAGCTGATGATGAACACGAAACAGTTCATGAACAGGATCAAAAAGACGAACGAGAAAAAGGACAAACCGACCGAAGGAAACATCAGGAACATCCAGAAATT